One part of the Entelurus aequoreus isolate RoL-2023_Sb linkage group LG05, RoL_Eaeq_v1.1, whole genome shotgun sequence genome encodes these proteins:
- the LOC133650457 gene encoding sialidase-3-like isoform X2: MGNAPSKADCGDEPPKTTLFEKEPDGITYRIPALIYLVHSSTFLAFAEKRSSSRDSDAKLIVMRRGVQNADGSVQWLSSEELSTACLPLHRTMNPCPVFEKNTSTLFLFFVCILGHTTEHRQIITGKNKTRLCYVSSGDDGRTWSEAKDLTESVIGQDIGKWATFAVGPGHGVQLENGRLIIPAADFGKTWHIGKMLRKKSCECEMAEIIDHEGRSHLYCNARNFGGHRREALSENSGVCFDKPRTARELVEQPRGCQGSVVGFPAPEFIPCEDAENKACDTLSPDTQTWLLFMHPTSKRTRRDMGVYLNRSPLHSRGWDRPRILHCGPSGYSDLAYDPDKDQFSCLMECGKISELEQIAFVSFTLKDVMQTNRKNNNKMC, encoded by the exons ATGGGAAACGCACCATCTAAAGCTGACTGTGGAGATGAGCCACCAAAGACAACTTTATTTGAAAAGGAGCCAGATGGCATCACCTACAGAATCCCTGCTCTCATCTATCTGGTGCACAGTAGTACCTTCCTTGCCTTTGCAGAGAAAAGATCTTCTTCTCGTGACAGTGATGCCAAACTTATTGTCATGAGAAGAGGGGTGCAGAATGCTGACGGATCTGTTCAG TGGCTGTCGAGCGAGGAGCTGTCAACAGCATGCCTGCCGCTCCACCGCACCATGAATCCTTGCCCAGTGTTTGAGAAAAACACCAGCACCTTGTTTTTATTCTTCGTCTGCATCCTGGGCCACACCACTGAGCACAGGCAGATCATCACAGGTAAGAATAAAACGCGCCTTTGCTACGTCAGCAGCGGTGACGACGGCCGTACCTGGAGCGAGGCCAAGGACCTCACGGAGAGCGTGATCGGACAAGATATCGGCAAGTGGGCCACGTTTGCGGTCGGCCCCGGTCACGGCGTCCAACTGGAGAACGGGAGGTTGATCATCCCAGC CGCAGACTTTGGCAAGACTTGGCACATTGGCAAGATGCTGCGCAAAAAGTCATGCGAGTGCGAGATGGCGGAGATCATCGATCACGAGGGCAGAAGTCACCTCTACTGCAACGCTCGCAACTTCGGAGGCCACCGACGTGAGGCGCTCAGCGAAAACAGCGGCGTCTGCTTTGACAAACCCCGCACGGCCCGAGAGCTGGTGGAGCAGCCAAGAGGCTGTCAAGGCAGCGTCGTCGGCTTCCCCGCGCCAGAGTTCATCCCCTGCGAGGACGCAGAGAACAAAGCGTGTGACACGTTGTCCCCGGACACCCAAACATGGCTCCTCTTCATGCACCCCACCAGCAAGCGCACTAGACGGGACATGGGCGTCTACCTGAACAGATCCCCCCTGCATTCCAGGGGGTGGGACCGGCCCAGGATCCTCCACTGCGGGCCCAGCGGGTACTCAGACCTGGCCTACGACCCGGACAAAGACCAGTTCTCGTGCCTGATGGAATGCGGAAAGATAAGCGAACTGGAGCAGATTGCGTTTGTGTCGTTCACGCTCAAAGATGTCATGCAGACAAacaggaaaaacaacaacaagatgtGCTGA
- the LOC133650457 gene encoding sialidase-3-like isoform X1 gives MGNAPSKADCGDEPPKTTLFEKEPDGITYRIPALIYLVHSSTFLAFAEKRSSSRDSDAKLIVMRRGVQNADGSVQWLSSEELSTACLPLHRTMNPCPVFEKNTSTLFLFFVCILGHTTEHRQIITGKNKTRLCYVSSGDDGRTWSEAKDLTESVIGQDIGKWATFAVGPGHGVQLENGRLIIPAYAYYIPYRCFSFPVPHTVCPRALTIYSADFGKTWHIGKMLRKKSCECEMAEIIDHEGRSHLYCNARNFGGHRREALSENSGVCFDKPRTARELVEQPRGCQGSVVGFPAPEFIPCEDAENKACDTLSPDTQTWLLFMHPTSKRTRRDMGVYLNRSPLHSRGWDRPRILHCGPSGYSDLAYDPDKDQFSCLMECGKISELEQIAFVSFTLKDVMQTNRKNNNKMC, from the exons ATGGGAAACGCACCATCTAAAGCTGACTGTGGAGATGAGCCACCAAAGACAACTTTATTTGAAAAGGAGCCAGATGGCATCACCTACAGAATCCCTGCTCTCATCTATCTGGTGCACAGTAGTACCTTCCTTGCCTTTGCAGAGAAAAGATCTTCTTCTCGTGACAGTGATGCCAAACTTATTGTCATGAGAAGAGGGGTGCAGAATGCTGACGGATCTGTTCAG TGGCTGTCGAGCGAGGAGCTGTCAACAGCATGCCTGCCGCTCCACCGCACCATGAATCCTTGCCCAGTGTTTGAGAAAAACACCAGCACCTTGTTTTTATTCTTCGTCTGCATCCTGGGCCACACCACTGAGCACAGGCAGATCATCACAGGTAAGAATAAAACGCGCCTTTGCTACGTCAGCAGCGGTGACGACGGCCGTACCTGGAGCGAGGCCAAGGACCTCACGGAGAGCGTGATCGGACAAGATATCGGCAAGTGGGCCACGTTTGCGGTCGGCCCCGGTCACGGCGTCCAACTGGAGAACGGGAGGTTGATCATCCCAGCGTACGCCTACTACATTCCGTATAGGTGCTTCTCCTTCCCTGTTCCTCACACCGTCTGCCCACGGGCGCTGACCATCTACAGCGCAGACTTTGGCAAGACTTGGCACATTGGCAAGATGCTGCGCAAAAAGTCATGCGAGTGCGAGATGGCGGAGATCATCGATCACGAGGGCAGAAGTCACCTCTACTGCAACGCTCGCAACTTCGGAGGCCACCGACGTGAGGCGCTCAGCGAAAACAGCGGCGTCTGCTTTGACAAACCCCGCACGGCCCGAGAGCTGGTGGAGCAGCCAAGAGGCTGTCAAGGCAGCGTCGTCGGCTTCCCCGCGCCAGAGTTCATCCCCTGCGAGGACGCAGAGAACAAAGCGTGTGACACGTTGTCCCCGGACACCCAAACATGGCTCCTCTTCATGCACCCCACCAGCAAGCGCACTAGACGGGACATGGGCGTCTACCTGAACAGATCCCCCCTGCATTCCAGGGGGTGGGACCGGCCCAGGATCCTCCACTGCGGGCCCAGCGGGTACTCAGACCTGGCCTACGACCCGGACAAAGACCAGTTCTCGTGCCTGATGGAATGCGGAAAGATAAGCGAACTGGAGCAGATTGCGTTTGTGTCGTTCACGCTCAAAGATGTCATGCAGACAAacaggaaaaacaacaacaagatgtGCTGA